Proteins found in one Rahnella aceris genomic segment:
- a CDS encoding CDP-diacylglycerol diphosphatase has translation MRLRRFILPVLILLILITAAFWYFWPHTSNPNALWNIISKKCVPNQQSTGKPEPCAQVDEQQGFVVLKDLNGPLQYLLMPTARITGMESPALLEPSTPNFFSQAWNARHFMADKYGKPIDDSNVSLAINSQYGRSQNQLHIHISCLLPQVKTTLSKDGGQMGYNWQELPDKLLGHTYLARKVTQAELNEKGAFRLLAEGVPEADKKMGHFGMAMVSLPGGDFLLLASERDLLKLNNASTEEIQDHKCAVLDPVPQP, from the coding sequence ATGCGCTTGCGTCGATTTATCCTGCCTGTTCTGATCCTGCTTATCCTTATTACTGCGGCCTTTTGGTATTTCTGGCCACACACCTCCAATCCCAACGCTCTGTGGAACATCATCAGCAAGAAATGCGTGCCGAATCAGCAAAGCACGGGCAAACCTGAGCCCTGCGCGCAGGTCGATGAACAACAGGGTTTTGTGGTGCTGAAAGATCTGAACGGCCCGCTGCAATATTTGCTGATGCCGACCGCGCGGATCACCGGTATGGAAAGCCCTGCGTTGCTGGAACCGTCAACGCCAAACTTTTTCAGCCAGGCATGGAATGCGCGGCATTTTATGGCGGATAAATACGGTAAACCGATTGATGACAGCAATGTCTCGCTGGCGATTAACTCGCAATACGGACGGTCGCAGAATCAGCTGCACATCCACATCTCCTGTCTTTTGCCACAGGTAAAAACCACGTTGAGCAAAGATGGCGGGCAGATGGGATATAACTGGCAGGAACTGCCGGATAAGCTGCTCGGACACACCTATCTGGCGCGTAAAGTGACGCAGGCTGAGCTGAATGAGAAAGGCGCTTTCCGGCTTCTGGCCGAAGGTGTGCCTGAAGCCGATAAAAAGATGGGACATTTCGGCATGGCGATGGTCAGCCTGCCGGGCGGCGATTTCCTGCTGCTCGCCAGCGAGCGTGACCTACTCAAACTCAATAACGCCTCCACCGAAGAAATCCAGGACCACAAATGTGCGGTACTGGATCCGGTGCCTCAGCCTTAA
- a CDS encoding tetratricopeptide repeat protein, with protein sequence MKTKTVIQALSVVCLAGNLLFFSAAANAMGDDSDAKKTPDCPKGQIYDSKTKSCMVDKGSMISDQDKTQYAYHLAKTGRYQEALTVLDTLKDQNTKEAWNYRGYATRKLGRTDEGISYYQKSIAIDAKYAKVREYLGEAYMIKGRPDLAKAQLATIKGLCGTGCEEYRDLSAAIDGHPES encoded by the coding sequence ATGAAGACAAAAACGGTAATACAGGCGCTGTCGGTTGTGTGTCTGGCGGGCAATCTGCTGTTTTTCAGCGCCGCCGCTAACGCGATGGGTGATGATTCCGACGCTAAAAAAACGCCGGACTGCCCGAAGGGGCAAATCTACGACAGCAAAACTAAGAGCTGCATGGTGGATAAAGGCAGCATGATTTCCGATCAGGATAAAACGCAGTACGCTTATCATCTGGCGAAAACCGGTCGTTATCAGGAAGCGCTGACGGTGCTGGATACGCTGAAAGATCAGAACACCAAAGAAGCCTGGAACTATCGCGGCTATGCCACCCGTAAACTCGGGCGCACCGACGAAGGTATCAGCTATTATCAGAAGTCGATTGCGATTGACGCGAAGTATGCCAAAGTCCGGGAATATCTCGGCGAGGCTTATATGATTAAAGGGCGTCCTGATCTCGCCAAAGCCCAGTTAGCGACCATCAAAGGCTTGTGCGGCACCGGCTGCGAAGAATACCGCGACCTGAGCGCCGCCATCGACGGTCATCCGGAATCCTGA
- a CDS encoding flagellar brake protein codes for MSEVSKESFAKRNTLAILSVLRDLKKNQTLVMVSHSRGQFISKILDVDADNHQFLFDLGSSDYENTLAAEAGTLTFVAEPAGAKVEFSCSRVRQVSYEGLPTFTCDLPPVLYFIQRREYFRVSVPRMSDFRCSGILPDSSEFAYRVRDISLGGLGLEIEGATPPEITSGSMLKDSLIQLAELGTFTLDLQYLGAMVRKSVSNKGETVTSQRLSFKFPNLSPAQERDLQRAIFELEKQQHMKAKRFQHD; via the coding sequence GTGAGCGAAGTATCGAAAGAGTCGTTTGCGAAGCGGAACACGCTGGCAATTTTGTCCGTTCTGCGAGACTTAAAGAAGAACCAGACCCTGGTCATGGTCAGCCATTCCCGCGGACAATTTATCAGTAAAATTCTGGACGTTGATGCTGACAACCATCAGTTCCTGTTCGATCTGGGCAGTTCAGATTACGAGAACACTCTGGCCGCTGAAGCCGGCACACTGACGTTTGTTGCGGAACCGGCCGGTGCCAAGGTTGAGTTTTCCTGCAGCAGAGTCCGCCAGGTCAGCTATGAAGGTTTGCCGACATTTACCTGCGATCTTCCGCCCGTGTTGTATTTCATTCAGCGCCGTGAGTATTTCCGCGTGAGTGTACCGCGGATGTCGGATTTCCGTTGCAGCGGAATATTGCCTGATTCCTCTGAGTTTGCTTATCGCGTGCGTGATATCTCACTTGGCGGGCTGGGGCTGGAGATTGAAGGGGCTACACCGCCGGAAATCACCAGCGGGTCAATGCTGAAAGATTCGCTGATTCAGCTAGCGGAGCTGGGAACCTTTACATTAGATCTGCAGTATCTCGGCGCGATGGTGCGTAAATCGGTGAGCAATAAAGGCGAAACCGTGACGTCGCAGCGGCTGAGTTTTAAGTTTCCGAATTTATCACCCGCGCAGGAACGCGACCTGCAACGGGCGATTTTTGAGCTGGAAAAACAGCAGCATATGAAAGCGAAGCGTTTCCAGCACGATTAA
- a CDS encoding LysR family transcriptional regulator → MDKIQSMQVFVRVAELSNFTRAAESLGLPKGSVSRLVQQLETRMSARLLHRSTRRVQLTQDGQVFYQRCKELLASMDELESMFQSNPASVSGRLRVDMTTGMATHLVLPRLAEFLNRYPALEIELSCTDHRVDVVREGFDCVIRSGTLKDSGLIARPLGHLSMVNCASPGYLRRYGTPDHPDQLAQHAMVHYEQILGSHTSAFEYLDGKQVKTVKSGGAVTVNSTETYVSACINGLGIIQVPLIGVRDALAGGQLVSILPQFRAPPMPVTLVYPHRLNLSRRVKVFMDWLTDITQTFIA, encoded by the coding sequence GTGGATAAAATTCAATCAATGCAGGTGTTTGTGCGCGTCGCTGAACTGAGTAATTTTACCCGCGCGGCTGAAAGCCTGGGATTGCCCAAAGGCAGTGTGTCGCGGCTGGTGCAGCAACTGGAAACGCGGATGTCGGCACGTTTGCTGCACCGTTCAACGCGCCGCGTACAACTGACACAGGACGGACAGGTGTTTTATCAGCGCTGCAAAGAGTTGCTGGCCAGCATGGATGAACTGGAATCGATGTTTCAGTCGAATCCGGCCAGTGTCAGCGGACGTTTGCGGGTTGATATGACCACCGGTATGGCGACGCATCTGGTGTTACCGCGTCTGGCGGAGTTTCTTAACCGTTATCCGGCGCTGGAAATTGAACTGAGCTGCACTGATCACCGCGTGGATGTGGTGCGGGAAGGGTTTGACTGTGTGATCCGCTCCGGCACCCTTAAAGATTCCGGGCTGATTGCGCGTCCGCTGGGGCATCTCAGCATGGTTAACTGCGCCAGCCCCGGTTATCTGCGCCGCTACGGCACGCCGGATCACCCTGACCAGCTGGCACAACACGCCATGGTGCATTATGAACAAATCCTCGGCAGCCATACGTCGGCCTTTGAATATCTCGACGGCAAACAGGTGAAAACGGTCAAAAGCGGCGGCGCGGTGACGGTTAACAGCACCGAAACCTACGTCAGCGCCTGTATCAACGGCCTGGGCATCATTCAGGTTCCGCTGATTGGTGTACGCGACGCGCTGGCGGGTGGTCAGCTGGTCAGTATTTTGCCGCAGTTCCGTGCACCGCCAATGCCGGTGACGCTGGTTTATCCCCATCGTCTGAATCTGTCACGCCGCGTTAAAGTGTTTATGGACTGGCTGACCGATATCACCCAAACGTTCATTGCCTGA
- the mqo gene encoding malate dehydrogenase (quinone) yields the protein MRKILGMLLNRDSLGASEPAAAEDEKSVDVLLVGGGIMSATLGTYFQELEPDWSVHMIERMDGVAQESSNGWNNAGTGHSALAEMNYTPLMPDGSVDITKAVAINEAFQVSRQFMAYQVQKGVLNNPRSFINSVPHMSFVWGDENIDFLRKRFAALQESTLFRGMEYSEDPEQIRQWIPAVMDGRDPKQKVAATRTTAGTDVNFGEVTRQLVEALQKKSNFTLANGQEVRDIQRNPDKSWRVTITDLKHSHKHRVVNAKFVFIGAGGASLTLLQKSGIPEAREYGGFPVGGEFLVTENQDVVKRHLAKVYGKAAVGAPPMSVPHLDTRIIDGKQVLLFGPFATFSSKFLKNGSLWDLFGSVNSSNLLPMTHVGMGNFDLVKYLVGQVMLSDEDRHAALKEFFPEAEQKDWKRWVAGQRVQVIKKDGKHGGVLRLGTEVVSAKDGSIAALLGASPGASTAAPIMMKLLETVFKEKAASPEWQAKFREIIPSYGTKLNGNIEATEKELLETSRILQLETPSMITTPVADVVQLRPLDVQAKQEPKQPADIAL from the coding sequence ATGAGAAAGATACTTGGTATGCTTCTCAACCGTGACTCACTGGGTGCCAGCGAGCCTGCGGCCGCAGAAGACGAAAAATCCGTTGATGTATTGCTGGTCGGCGGCGGAATTATGAGTGCTACCCTGGGGACCTATTTCCAGGAACTCGAGCCGGACTGGTCAGTCCATATGATTGAACGCATGGACGGCGTGGCGCAGGAAAGTTCCAACGGCTGGAATAACGCCGGTACCGGCCATTCCGCGCTGGCAGAAATGAACTATACCCCGCTGATGCCCGACGGTTCTGTCGATATCACCAAGGCCGTGGCGATCAACGAAGCCTTCCAGGTTTCCCGTCAGTTTATGGCGTATCAGGTGCAGAAAGGCGTGCTGAATAACCCGCGCTCGTTCATCAACAGCGTGCCGCACATGAGCTTTGTCTGGGGCGATGAGAATATCGATTTCCTGCGCAAACGTTTTGCTGCGTTGCAGGAAAGCACGTTGTTCCGCGGGATGGAATATTCGGAAGACCCGGAACAAATCAGACAATGGATCCCGGCAGTCATGGATGGCCGTGATCCGAAGCAAAAAGTTGCCGCGACCCGCACCACCGCAGGTACGGACGTGAACTTCGGCGAAGTGACCCGACAGCTTGTCGAGGCGTTGCAGAAAAAATCCAATTTCACGCTGGCAAACGGTCAGGAAGTGCGCGATATCCAGCGCAATCCGGATAAAAGCTGGCGCGTGACGATTACCGATCTCAAACACAGCCACAAACATCGCGTGGTGAATGCGAAATTCGTGTTCATCGGTGCGGGCGGTGCGTCCCTGACGCTGCTGCAAAAATCCGGCATTCCTGAAGCGCGTGAATACGGCGGTTTCCCGGTCGGCGGTGAATTCCTGGTGACAGAAAATCAGGATGTGGTGAAACGCCATCTGGCGAAGGTTTACGGCAAAGCGGCCGTGGGCGCGCCACCGATGTCCGTTCCGCATCTCGACACCCGCATTATTGATGGCAAACAGGTTCTGCTGTTCGGGCCGTTCGCCACTTTCTCCAGTAAGTTCCTGAAAAACGGTTCCCTGTGGGATTTGTTTGGCAGTGTGAACAGTTCCAACCTGTTGCCGATGACACATGTCGGCATGGGTAACTTCGATCTGGTGAAATATCTGGTCGGGCAGGTGATGCTCAGCGATGAAGACCGTCACGCCGCGCTGAAGGAATTTTTCCCCGAAGCCGAGCAAAAAGACTGGAAACGCTGGGTGGCCGGACAACGTGTGCAGGTCATCAAAAAAGATGGCAAACACGGCGGCGTATTGCGTCTGGGCACTGAAGTGGTGAGCGCAAAAGATGGCAGTATTGCGGCGTTGCTTGGTGCATCACCGGGTGCGTCAACCGCAGCGCCGATCATGATGAAACTGCTGGAAACGGTCTTCAAAGAGAAAGCCGCGAGCCCGGAATGGCAGGCCAAATTCCGTGAAATCATCCCGTCTTACGGCACCAAACTGAATGGCAATATCGAAGCGACCGAGAAAGAGCTGCTGGAAACCAGCCGTATTCTGCAACTGGAAACGCCGTCGATGATCACCACGCCGGTCGCCGACGTGGTTCAGCTACGACCGCTGGATGTTCAGGCCAAACAAGAGCCAAAACAGCCTGCGGATATCGCTTTGTAA
- a CDS encoding cytochrome b, translating into MQTSSSVLRSRYDGLTILLHWLTALAVIFLFASAHIWEVLERGTPLRKGLQSVHISVGILLAAIIIGRLLWRLFTVSTGRSKQQPVAMPTLMKAAAHLTHLALYLLLVAQIILGFLFRWSQAEPFYFFGLFPIPDVFNFDSVMTRTFGSLHNNVAWALIIIAGIHALAALFHHYVLRDGILRRMLPGSTSRP; encoded by the coding sequence ATGCAAACTTCATCTTCTGTTCTTCGCAGCCGTTACGACGGCCTGACTATTTTGCTGCACTGGCTGACGGCCCTGGCCGTCATCTTCCTGTTTGCCAGCGCGCATATCTGGGAAGTGCTGGAGCGCGGCACGCCGCTGCGCAAAGGGCTGCAATCGGTGCATATCTCAGTGGGGATACTGCTGGCGGCGATTATTATCGGGCGTCTTTTATGGCGTTTGTTTACCGTCAGCACCGGTCGCAGTAAACAGCAACCGGTCGCCATGCCGACGCTGATGAAAGCCGCCGCGCACCTGACCCATCTGGCGCTCTATCTATTGCTGGTCGCGCAAATCATTCTGGGCTTTTTATTCCGCTGGTCGCAGGCCGAACCGTTCTACTTCTTCGGTTTATTCCCCATTCCTGACGTGTTCAATTTCGACAGTGTGATGACCAGAACTTTCGGTTCGTTGCACAACAACGTTGCCTGGGCGCTGATCATTATTGCGGGTATACATGCGCTGGCGGCACTGTTCCACCATTACGTTCTCCGCGACGGCATTTTGCGCCGCATGTTACCGGGCAGCACAAGCCGCCCGTAA
- the yhjD gene encoding inner membrane protein YhjD — MPIISKQEPATQEKPTPLINIKTGNQTVDKNIGRFSRLVEYVQSWGWVAHLLRATERFNDRLGSQFGAAITYFSFLSLIPILMVSFAAVGFVLASNPDLLAELINRIVNSISDPNLANTLKSTVNTAIQQRTAVGLSGLLIALYSGVSWMGNLREAIRAQSRDVWERNPQDQEKIYRRYIRDFISLTGLVLALIITLSLTSIAGAAQKTIVDALGLGGIDWLRPVMTSITLVISIAANYLLFLWIFWMLPRHKPRKKALLRGTLLAAMGFEVIKFVMTMTLPKLATSPSGAAFGSVIGLMAFFYFFARLTLFVAAWIATAKYKDDPPMPDPKQKAAKHAKNATENDSEYTPDNLIVPDEMHISTVNAEDEVKKQ; from the coding sequence ATGCCCATCATTTCAAAACAAGAACCGGCCACACAGGAAAAACCGACCCCGCTGATCAACATCAAAACCGGCAATCAGACGGTGGATAAAAACATCGGCAGATTTTCACGACTCGTGGAATACGTGCAGTCCTGGGGCTGGGTGGCACATTTGCTGCGTGCCACGGAACGCTTTAACGATCGCCTTGGCAGCCAGTTTGGCGCGGCCATCACCTATTTCTCCTTTCTGTCGCTGATCCCGATTCTGATGGTGTCCTTCGCTGCGGTCGGTTTTGTGCTGGCCTCAAATCCTGATTTGCTGGCAGAACTGATCAACCGAATCGTCAACAGCATCAGCGACCCGAATCTGGCGAATACGCTGAAAAGCACGGTAAATACTGCCATCCAGCAGCGTACTGCCGTGGGGTTATCCGGTTTGCTGATTGCGCTTTACTCCGGCGTGAGCTGGATGGGGAATTTGCGCGAGGCGATCCGTGCCCAGTCGCGCGATGTCTGGGAGCGTAATCCGCAGGATCAGGAGAAAATTTACCGCCGCTATATTCGCGATTTTATTTCCCTGACCGGGCTGGTGCTGGCGCTGATTATCACGCTGTCGCTGACGTCGATTGCCGGTGCCGCGCAAAAAACCATTGTCGATGCGCTGGGTCTGGGTGGCATTGACTGGCTCCGCCCGGTGATGACCAGTATCACGCTGGTGATTTCCATTGCCGCTAACTATTTGCTGTTCCTGTGGATTTTCTGGATGTTGCCGCGCCACAAACCACGCAAAAAAGCGCTGCTGCGCGGGACGTTGCTGGCGGCGATGGGTTTTGAGGTGATTAAATTCGTGATGACCATGACACTGCCGAAGCTGGCGACCTCACCTTCCGGCGCAGCCTTTGGTTCAGTGATCGGCCTGATGGCTTTCTTCTATTTCTTCGCCCGCCTGACGTTGTTTGTCGCCGCGTGGATAGCGACGGCGAAATACAAAGATGACCCGCCGATGCCGGATCCGAAGCAAAAAGCCGCCAAACACGCGAAAAATGCCACGGAAAACGACAGTGAATACACGCCGGACAACCTCATCGTGCCAGACGAAATGCATATATCCACAGTTAATGCTGAAGATGAAGTTAAAAAGCAGTGA
- a CDS encoding SDR family NAD(P)-dependent oxidoreductase: protein MNRKIAIVTGGSRGLGKNAIEKLAKKGVDVILTYHNQAAAAQEVVISVEAQGGKAVALQLNTGESGSFDGFVVQVKAQLQQVWQRDTFDFLINNAGVGLHQSFADTTEEQFDLMMNVHLKGPFFLTQKLLPLMADGGRILNISSGLARFALPGSSAYAMMKGGIEVLTRYQAKELGARGITANVLAPGAIETDFSGGMVRDNPDVNRLVASNTALGRAGLPDDIGDMVALMLSDEAGWMTAQRVEASGGMFI from the coding sequence ATGAACCGTAAAATCGCAATAGTGACCGGCGGAAGCCGTGGTTTAGGTAAGAATGCCATTGAAAAGCTGGCAAAAAAGGGCGTTGACGTGATTCTGACTTACCACAATCAGGCCGCTGCGGCACAGGAAGTGGTGATTTCTGTCGAAGCACAGGGTGGAAAGGCCGTTGCGTTGCAGCTCAATACCGGTGAGTCCGGCAGTTTTGATGGCTTTGTTGTGCAGGTAAAAGCGCAACTGCAACAGGTCTGGCAGCGCGATACTTTTGATTTTCTGATCAACAATGCCGGGGTAGGTTTACATCAGTCTTTTGCCGATACTACCGAAGAACAGTTTGATCTGATGATGAATGTCCATCTGAAAGGGCCGTTCTTCCTGACGCAAAAACTGTTGCCGCTGATGGCCGACGGTGGCCGCATCCTGAATATCTCCAGCGGGCTGGCGCGTTTTGCTCTGCCGGGCTCATCGGCTTACGCCATGATGAAAGGGGGCATCGAAGTGCTGACCCGCTATCAGGCGAAAGAACTCGGCGCACGCGGGATTACCGCCAATGTGCTGGCTCCTGGCGCAATTGAAACGGATTTCAGTGGGGGTATGGTGCGCGATAATCCGGATGTGAACAGACTGGTTGCCAGCAATACTGCGCTGGGCCGCGCCGGTTTGCCGGATGATATCGGTGATATGGTGGCGCTGATGCTCAGTGATGAAGCGGGCTGGATGACCGCCCAGCGCGTTGAGGCCTCAGGCGGTATGTTTATCTAA
- a CDS encoding anti-sigma factor family protein yields MTREIPAAPYADEVLVAYLDNQLSESQRAKFDAQLAQDDVLAQRLAQMSRSNLPFHDAFGALLQKAPVGKLQAALDAIPDARIAGSSGFSRRALLAASLSFLAVGLLGGRYSTLFASDDNWRARVADYMSLYTAQTLADVDDSAGQQKIQLARVQNTLGIALSPAALAVQGADLKDARMLHYDEYDIAQITYLDARYGPMALCITRSEHRDNTALQREIRRGMNVVYWRNAGYNFMLIGHSPAPALAAHAAALQANLA; encoded by the coding sequence ATGACCCGTGAAATCCCGGCTGCGCCTTACGCCGATGAAGTTCTGGTGGCATACCTCGATAACCAGCTAAGCGAATCTCAGCGTGCAAAATTTGATGCACAACTGGCGCAGGACGACGTGCTGGCGCAGCGGCTGGCGCAGATGTCACGCAGCAATTTACCGTTCCACGACGCCTTTGGCGCGCTGTTGCAGAAAGCGCCGGTCGGGAAATTACAGGCTGCGCTCGACGCTATCCCTGATGCACGGATTGCCGGTTCGTCCGGATTCAGCCGTCGCGCACTGCTCGCCGCGTCGTTAAGTTTTCTGGCCGTCGGGCTGCTGGGTGGACGTTATTCCACGCTTTTTGCTTCTGACGATAACTGGCGTGCGCGCGTGGCGGATTACATGTCGCTGTATACCGCGCAGACGCTGGCGGATGTGGATGATTCTGCCGGACAACAAAAAATCCAGCTCGCGCGGGTGCAAAACACCTTAGGCATTGCACTGAGCCCGGCGGCGCTGGCGGTGCAGGGCGCGGATCTGAAAGATGCCCGTATGTTGCATTATGACGAATATGACATCGCGCAAATTACCTATCTTGACGCGCGCTACGGCCCGATGGCGCTGTGTATTACGCGCAGCGAGCACCGCGACAATACGGCATTGCAGCGAGAAATCCGCCGGGGAATGAACGTGGTTTACTGGCGCAATGCCGGTTACAACTTCATGCTGATCGGCCACAGTCCGGCACCGGCTCTGGCCGCGCATGCTGCGGCTTTACAGGCGAATCTGGCCTGA
- a CDS encoding sigma-70 family RNA polymerase sigma factor: MVLSRKHDVADDLVQSTCVRALERCAQIKDSTGVDRWLFSILHSIWVNELRAQYVRQGQGFADVDETQAPADTLSFEERHWHTQVMQRVNRLPEAQRNAVFLVYVEGFTYQEAAKTLSVPIGTIMSRLATARLTLAKDAGTATQPQQGEKK; the protein is encoded by the coding sequence ATGGTACTGTCGCGCAAGCATGATGTGGCGGACGATCTGGTGCAATCCACCTGCGTGCGGGCGCTGGAACGCTGCGCGCAGATTAAGGACAGCACCGGTGTGGACCGCTGGCTCTTTTCTATCCTGCACTCCATATGGGTTAACGAACTCAGGGCGCAGTACGTCCGTCAGGGGCAGGGTTTTGCTGATGTTGATGAAACGCAGGCGCCCGCCGATACGCTGTCTTTCGAGGAACGTCACTGGCATACGCAGGTTATGCAGCGGGTGAACCGGCTGCCGGAAGCCCAGCGCAACGCAGTGTTTCTGGTGTATGTCGAAGGTTTCACCTATCAGGAGGCGGCGAAGACGCTTTCCGTCCCCATCGGTACCATCATGAGCCGTCTGGCGACCGCCCGGCTGACGCTGGCAAAAGACGCCGGTACCGCCACCCAACCGCAGCAGGGAGAGAAAAAATGA
- a CDS encoding malate:quinone oxidoreductase — protein sequence MRKILAMILCLNVVAFSQSALAEDEKPVDVLLIGGGIMSATLGTYLQELEPDWSIDMVERLDGVALESSNGWNNAGTGHSALAEMNYTPEKADGSIDISKAVEINESFQISRQFWTYQVENGVLHNPRSFINSTPHMSFVWGDDNINFLRKRFAALQQSTLFRGMEYSEDPAQIKQWIPLVMEGRDPAQKIAATRIPIGTDVNFGEITRQLVASLQKKPNFSLSLGHEVRDIKRNPDNTWDVTVADLKNDGKESVIKAKFVFIGAGGASLTLLQKSGIPEADNYGGFPVGGEFLVTENPDVVKRHLAKVYGKASVGSPPMSVPHLDTRILDGKQVLLFGPFATFSSKFLKNGSLWDLFGSVNFSNIMPMTHVGIDNFDLVKYLVSQVMLSDDDRFDALREYFPDAKKEDWRLWEAGQRVQIIKKDEKEGGVLRLGTEVVSSKDGSITALLGASPGASTAAPIMLHLMEKVFKDKVATPEWQAKLKEIIPSYGTELNGNVAATEKELGDTSRVLMLDNPQPKAAEPAPAADNSSAPKKGEEQKQVADVAL from the coding sequence ATGAGAAAGATACTCGCCATGATCCTCTGCCTTAACGTGGTTGCTTTCAGCCAGTCAGCGTTGGCAGAAGATGAAAAGCCCGTTGATGTGTTACTGATCGGCGGCGGCATTATGAGCGCGACGCTGGGGACATACCTTCAGGAATTAGAGCCAGACTGGTCAATCGACATGGTTGAGCGTCTGGACGGCGTAGCGCTGGAAAGCTCCAACGGCTGGAACAACGCCGGTACCGGCCACTCTGCGCTGGCAGAAATGAACTACACACCGGAAAAAGCCGACGGCAGTATCGATATCTCCAAAGCGGTTGAAATCAACGAATCCTTCCAGATTTCCCGTCAGTTCTGGACCTATCAGGTTGAGAACGGCGTGCTGCACAACCCGCGTTCCTTCATCAACAGCACGCCGCACATGAGTTTTGTGTGGGGTGATGACAACATCAATTTCCTGCGTAAACGTTTTGCGGCATTGCAGCAAAGCACGCTGTTCCGTGGCATGGAATATTCAGAAGACCCGGCGCAAATCAAACAGTGGATCCCGCTGGTGATGGAAGGGCGTGATCCGGCGCAGAAAATCGCCGCGACCCGCATTCCGATTGGTACCGACGTAAACTTCGGCGAAATCACCCGTCAGCTGGTGGCCTCGTTGCAGAAGAAGCCTAACTTCTCCCTGAGCCTCGGTCATGAAGTGCGCGACATTAAACGTAACCCGGATAACACCTGGGACGTGACCGTTGCCGACCTGAAAAACGACGGCAAAGAAAGCGTTATCAAAGCGAAATTCGTGTTTATCGGTGCGGGCGGCGCGTCCCTGACGCTGCTGCAAAAATCCGGCATTCCGGAAGCGGACAACTACGGTGGCTTCCCGGTGGGTGGCGAGTTCCTGGTGACTGAGAACCCGGACGTGGTGAAACGTCATCTGGCGAAAGTGTACGGGAAAGCGTCTGTCGGCTCACCGCCGATGTCCGTTCCGCACCTCGATACCCGTATTCTGGATGGCAAACAGGTTCTGCTGTTCGGGCCGTTCGCCACCTTCTCCAGCAAGTTCCTGAAAAACGGTTCCCTGTGGGATCTGTTCGGCAGCGTGAATTTCTCCAACATCATGCCGATGACCCACGTGGGTATCGACAACTTTGATCTGGTGAAATATCTGGTCAGCCAGGTGATGCTCTCCGATGACGACCGTTTCGATGCATTACGTGAATACTTCCCGGATGCGAAGAAAGAAGACTGGCGTCTGTGGGAAGCCGGTCAGCGCGTGCAGATCATCAAAAAAGATGAGAAAGAAGGCGGCGTTCTGCGTCTCGGCACCGAAGTGGTCAGCTCGAAAGACGGCAGCATTACCGCGCTGCTGGGCGCTTCTCCGGGCGCATCCACTGCGGCTCCGATCATGCTGCACCTGATGGAAAAAGTGTTTAAAGACAAGGTCGCCACACCGGAGTGGCAGGCCAAACTGAAGGAAATCATCCCTTCTTACGGTACAGAACTGAACGGCAACGTGGCGGCAACCGAGAAAGAACTGGGCGACACCAGCCGCGTTCTGATGCTCGACAACCCGCAACCGAAAGCGGCGGAACCGGCTCCGGCGGCGGACAATTCTTCAGCTCCTAAAAAGGGCGAAGAGCAGAAACAAGTGGCAGACGTCGCGTTGTAA